A DNA window from Candidatus Hydrogenedentota bacterium contains the following coding sequences:
- a CDS encoding MBOAT family protein, which translates to MVFSSYIFVFYFLPAVVFLYYAFPWKRNVLLLCVSYIFYGWWDPRFVVLMFLATLVNYVCGGIIAKSEKGSRSRRAALVAAVVLSLGMLGFFKYFMFAQNNLNALLVFFGGTPLPVWEIVLPIGISFFIFQSLSYSIDVYRGESPPVRSLSDFACFVALFPQLIAGPIVRYNTIADQLVEREHSLDKFACGTALFILGFAKKILLANTIGAVADAVFGAESPGCLDAWFGVCAYAFQIYFDFSGYSDMAIGLGRMFGFEFLRNFDSPYHADSITDFWRRWHISLSTFLRDYLYIPLGGNRKGPLRTYVNLTIVMLLGGLWHGASWVFVIWGAYHGLLLAFERWRGKESVYAKLPKQLRVGITFVLVLFSWVLFRCPTLSGAATYFKAMFGASAAHGGSILLAGELYTRGNLIIMAICALVAFQRVQAFDWVKRMSWPRMLLVLVIFMLSLTTMFVQAFNPFLYFQF; encoded by the coding sequence ATGGTATTCAGTTCCTACATTTTCGTCTTCTACTTCCTGCCAGCGGTGGTGTTTCTTTACTATGCCTTTCCGTGGAAGCGCAACGTGCTTCTGCTCTGCGTGAGCTATATTTTTTACGGGTGGTGGGACCCGCGTTTCGTCGTGCTCATGTTTCTGGCAACGCTGGTCAACTACGTCTGCGGGGGGATCATCGCGAAATCCGAGAAGGGCTCGAGAAGTCGGCGCGCCGCGCTTGTGGCCGCTGTCGTGCTGAGCCTCGGTATGCTGGGCTTCTTCAAATACTTCATGTTTGCGCAGAACAACTTGAACGCGTTGCTGGTCTTCTTCGGCGGCACGCCCCTCCCGGTCTGGGAAATCGTTCTGCCCATCGGCATCTCGTTCTTCATCTTTCAGAGCCTGAGCTACTCGATAGACGTGTATCGCGGAGAATCTCCTCCTGTGCGGTCGTTGTCGGATTTCGCGTGTTTCGTAGCGCTTTTCCCGCAACTGATCGCCGGGCCGATCGTCCGGTATAACACCATTGCGGACCAGTTGGTTGAGCGCGAGCACAGCCTGGACAAGTTTGCGTGCGGCACCGCCCTCTTCATCCTGGGATTCGCCAAGAAGATCCTGCTTGCCAATACCATTGGCGCGGTGGCGGACGCAGTCTTTGGCGCGGAATCGCCGGGCTGTCTGGATGCCTGGTTTGGCGTTTGCGCTTATGCGTTCCAGATCTACTTCGATTTCTCCGGGTACTCCGACATGGCCATCGGGCTCGGGCGCATGTTCGGCTTCGAGTTCCTCCGCAACTTCGACTCGCCGTATCACGCCGACAGCATCACCGACTTTTGGCGGCGCTGGCACATTTCTCTTTCCACGTTTCTGCGCGACTACCTCTATATTCCTCTTGGCGGAAACCGGAAAGGCCCCTTGCGCACCTATGTCAACCTTACAATAGTGATGTTGTTGGGGGGATTGTGGCACGGCGCGAGCTGGGTGTTCGTGATCTGGGGCGCGTACCATGGGCTCTTGCTGGCATTCGAGCGGTGGCGCGGGAAAGAGAGCGTGTACGCCAAGCTGCCCAAACAGCTCCGGGTCGGCATCACATTTGTCCTGGTGCTGTTCTCGTGGGTCCTTTTCCGGTGCCCGACCCTGAGCGGGGCGGCGACGTATTTCAAGGCCATGTTTGGAGCGTCGGCCGCGCACGGAGGCTCGATTCTTCTTGCCGGCGAACTGTACACGCGGGGAAACCTGATCATCATGGCCATCTGCGCGTTGGTGGCGTTTCAGCGGGTACAGGCATTCGATTGGGTGAAGCGCATGTCGTGGCCGCGGATGCTGCTTGTCCTCGTAATCTTCATGCTTTCATTGACGACCATGTTTGTGCAAGCGTTTAACCCGTTCTTATACTTCCAATTCTGA
- a CDS encoding TIGR03663 family protein translates to MELAAQTDQKKLAWWFIAGFVAVAAIAVAYRVPRLGERTFHGDEAVQAFKAGQELYEDGEYEYNPEEYHGPTLYYLTVPALWLSGIKHFADSTEVHYRIVPVLFGLGTVLCLWWARDGLGRRATLIAGLLTALSPAMVYYSRYYIQESLLVFFTFATLVTGWRYTRRRNVVWAALCGASLGMMHSSKETCVISYFGVAVAFMLTPLWARLHDEEHPLNRVFRRGESEDLRPRLARQIVAFVAAGALVSMLMFSSFFTNLQGIIDSVMSYTVYVQRAVEAGIHHHPATYYLHLLLYTHRAAGPVWSEGLIVGLALVGAVSALMRHDRDNKPGNVHFLRFVTVYTITTTIVYSSIKYKTPWSILCSLHGMILLAGAGAVVLLRIMPCWPKKAGTLRYAPKVFAGLVLAALAIQLGWQSYLANFDYYDDPRNPYVYAHAVSGVRDLGERADAIAQYAPEGHGMLIRVITPGLNYWPLPWYLRRFPNVGYWQEVPENCDAPMIITTAKLAPEVYARLKDEYQSENYGLRPGIRLVAFIRRDLWDAFMAPRM, encoded by the coding sequence ATGGAACTCGCTGCACAAACTGATCAGAAGAAACTCGCGTGGTGGTTCATTGCGGGGTTCGTGGCAGTGGCGGCAATCGCCGTTGCCTACCGCGTGCCGCGCCTGGGCGAACGCACGTTTCATGGCGACGAAGCGGTTCAGGCGTTCAAGGCGGGCCAGGAACTCTACGAAGACGGCGAGTACGAATACAATCCCGAGGAGTATCACGGGCCTACGTTGTATTACCTGACCGTACCCGCCCTGTGGCTGAGCGGCATCAAGCATTTCGCCGATTCAACCGAGGTGCATTACCGCATCGTGCCGGTACTGTTTGGATTGGGAACGGTGTTGTGCCTGTGGTGGGCACGCGACGGGCTGGGGCGGCGCGCCACCCTCATCGCGGGACTGTTGACGGCCCTCTCGCCCGCGATGGTCTATTACAGCCGGTACTACATCCAGGAATCGCTGCTGGTCTTCTTCACATTCGCCACGCTCGTGACGGGATGGCGGTATACGCGCCGCAGAAACGTGGTATGGGCCGCTCTCTGCGGAGCGTCTCTCGGAATGATGCACTCGAGCAAGGAGACCTGCGTAATCTCGTACTTCGGGGTCGCTGTGGCGTTCATGCTGACCCCCCTCTGGGCGCGGCTCCACGACGAAGAGCACCCTCTCAACCGCGTTTTCCGAAGGGGCGAGTCCGAGGATTTGCGGCCGCGCCTGGCACGGCAGATCGTGGCATTCGTCGCGGCGGGCGCCCTGGTGTCGATGCTGATGTTCTCGTCCTTCTTCACCAACCTGCAGGGCATCATCGACTCGGTCATGTCGTACACGGTCTACGTGCAGCGGGCCGTCGAAGCGGGTATTCATCACCATCCCGCGACGTATTACCTGCACCTGCTTCTCTACACCCACCGGGCCGCGGGGCCGGTATGGAGCGAGGGGTTGATCGTGGGGCTGGCCCTCGTCGGCGCGGTCAGCGCGCTGATGCGCCACGACCGCGACAACAAACCCGGGAACGTCCATTTCCTGAGGTTCGTGACCGTCTATACGATTACGACGACGATCGTGTACTCGAGTATCAAATACAAGACGCCGTGGTCGATCCTGTGCAGCCTGCACGGGATGATTCTGCTGGCGGGCGCGGGCGCGGTCGTGCTGCTGCGTATCATGCCGTGCTGGCCCAAGAAGGCGGGGACGTTACGGTACGCGCCCAAGGTGTTCGCCGGGCTCGTGCTGGCGGCGCTTGCGATCCAGCTGGGGTGGCAGTCCTACCTGGCCAATTTCGATTACTACGACGACCCCCGAAATCCTTATGTGTACGCGCATGCCGTGAGCGGCGTGCGGGACCTGGGCGAACGCGCCGACGCCATCGCGCAATATGCCCCCGAGGGACACGGCATGCTGATTCGCGTCATCACGCCGGGGCTCAATTACTGGCCGCTGCCGTGGTACCTGCGAAGATTCCCCAATGTGGGATACTGGCAGGAAGTGCCCGAGAACTGCGATGCGCCCATGATAATCACCACCGCGAAGCTCGCTCCCGAGGTATACGCCCGGTTAAAGGACGAGTACCAGTCTGAAAACTACGGTCTGCGCCCCGGCATAAGGCTGGTTGCGTTTATCCGGCGCGATCTGTGGGATGCGTTCATGGCGCCCCGCATGTAG